Proteins from a genomic interval of Treponema brennaborense DSM 12168:
- a CDS encoding IdeS/Mac family cysteine endopeptidase (This family includes IgM or IgG-cleaving cysteine proteases.): MKLISLFLLLVVTSCSLEDTRSLVDHKEKQNEITEPQVPQPSKPPKNIFPEKITLATNEKYEFPVKGLFIDNSGNKIFSINDNMIVPNGETTGSHTIFFYYENKPYKIEVEIVKATEPEPAKPVSPQEENTPIVKPDVNPGSKPEIAPVDKNYKIKETKWLKGIREPAAGAIKTVDGYKSWPENPPATNWYNTMKLAYTHGADSFINSGFKSDASLCYGVVAANMIHWWIDVNRDTINGMGEEISKKIYEEIKYEIPDGNSTYSTLLAKIRDSDKLNHASGGDVREVLYWFFDTYLPGAYDNGNSSSTRLIYSEFVSPADFEAKLKGYIDAGHSVALSYAIKNSGRHIINVFGYSVDDNGKIVEIWIGDSNHGNKDEPFRGSKLIPYGLYYRGGNIYFTNLGAGWTTTNRIEELTILKSHPDGA; encoded by the coding sequence ATGAAATTGATATCCCTGTTTTTGTTGCTTGTGGTTACATCCTGTAGTTTGGAAGATACCAGGAGCTTGGTGGACCACAAAGAAAAGCAAAACGAGATCACGGAGCCGCAGGTTCCGCAGCCATCAAAACCACCGAAAAATATTTTTCCCGAGAAAATTACACTCGCTACCAATGAAAAATACGAATTCCCCGTAAAGGGACTTTTCATCGATAATAGCGGAAACAAGATTTTCAGCATAAACGACAACATGATTGTCCCCAACGGAGAAACGACCGGCTCCCATACGATATTCTTCTATTATGAAAACAAACCCTACAAAATTGAAGTCGAGATCGTCAAGGCAACGGAACCTGAACCGGCAAAACCCGTCTCCCCGCAGGAAGAAAACACTCCCATCGTAAAACCGGATGTCAATCCGGGCAGTAAACCGGAAATAGCCCCCGTGGACAAAAACTACAAAATCAAAGAGACCAAGTGGCTGAAAGGAATCAGGGAACCTGCTGCCGGTGCCATCAAAACGGTAGACGGATATAAATCGTGGCCGGAGAACCCGCCCGCCACGAATTGGTACAATACCATGAAACTGGCCTACACTCACGGAGCCGATTCATTTATAAATTCCGGATTCAAGAGCGATGCAAGTCTCTGCTACGGAGTGGTTGCCGCAAACATGATTCACTGGTGGATCGACGTCAATCGCGACACTATAAACGGAATGGGTGAAGAGATATCGAAAAAAATATACGAGGAGATAAAATACGAGATACCGGACGGCAACTCCACCTACAGCACTTTGCTGGCTAAAATACGGGACAGTGACAAGCTCAATCACGCGAGCGGAGGCGACGTACGGGAAGTTCTGTACTGGTTTTTTGACACCTATCTGCCGGGCGCGTACGACAACGGCAACAGCTCGTCCACAAGGCTCATCTATTCGGAATTCGTTTCTCCCGCCGATTTTGAGGCGAAACTCAAAGGCTACATAGATGCGGGGCATTCCGTAGCCTTGAGTTACGCCATAAAAAACAGCGGCAGGCATATCATCAATGTATTCGGCTACAGTGTCGACGATAACGGAAAAATCGTCGAGATTTGGATCGGCGATTCAAACCACGGAAACAAAGACGAGCCGTTCAGAGGTTCCAAACTCATACCCTACGGCCTCTATTACCGAGGAGGTAACATTTATTTTACCAACTTGGGAGCCGGCTGGACAACGACGAACAGAATTGAGGAACTGACCATATTGAAATCTCATCCCGACGGCGCCTGA
- a CDS encoding phosphoenolpyruvate carboxykinase (GTP), whose amino-acid sequence MTINDIKHPKIKAWVEEVAKMCEPDNVYVCDGSKAEYDKLMQEMIKSGLATPLKKRPNSVLFRSQPSDVARVEGRTYIASTKEENAGPTNHWIDPNELKATMKGLYKGCMHGRTMYVIPFSMGPVGSKIAKNGIEITDSAYVVCNMDIMTRVGTAVLDVLGTNGEFVPCLHSVGKPLAKGESDNGDWPCADMEHKYISHFPEERTIWSYGSGYGGNALLGKKCFALRIASVLARDEGWLAEHMLILKLTSPSGEVKYVTGAFPSACGKTNLAMLIPTIPGWKVETIGDDIAWMKFGDDGRLYAINPENGFFGVAPGTSNDSNKNAMESIKENTIFTNCGLTEDGDIWWEGIGYPAKGELVDWHGNKKPAPAKDKSPKGEEIAHPNARFTAPAHQCPCIASEWEDPKGVPISAFLFGGRRPSTIPLVHQSRDWNHGVFLGSIVGSEVTAAVISDQVGQVRRDPFAMLPFCGYNMGDYFQHWINLGKKTTADKLPKIFYVNWFRKDADGNFMWPGYGDNSRVLAWIFDRCDNKDNFVETAIGYMPKDGAINTTGLDVSADAMKAITSVDKEGWLKEIKDIRENHYPKFGKHLPKELSAELDKLEANLKKM is encoded by the coding sequence ATGACAATTAATGACATCAAACACCCCAAAATCAAAGCGTGGGTGGAAGAAGTCGCAAAAATGTGCGAACCCGACAACGTATACGTATGCGACGGATCAAAAGCTGAATACGACAAACTGATGCAGGAGATGATCAAGTCCGGCCTTGCCACTCCTTTGAAAAAACGCCCCAACAGCGTTCTGTTCCGCTCACAGCCGTCAGACGTTGCCCGTGTTGAAGGACGTACTTATATTGCAAGCACGAAAGAAGAAAACGCCGGTCCCACGAATCACTGGATCGATCCGAACGAACTGAAAGCGACGATGAAAGGATTGTACAAGGGCTGCATGCACGGCCGCACGATGTACGTCATTCCGTTCTCGATGGGTCCCGTCGGTTCCAAAATCGCCAAAAACGGTATCGAAATCACCGACTCCGCGTACGTTGTCTGCAATATGGACATCATGACCCGCGTGGGAACGGCCGTTCTCGACGTATTGGGTACGAACGGTGAATTCGTTCCCTGCCTGCACTCGGTCGGAAAACCCCTCGCGAAGGGTGAAAGCGACAACGGCGACTGGCCGTGCGCCGATATGGAACACAAATACATTTCCCACTTCCCCGAAGAACGCACCATTTGGTCGTACGGTTCGGGTTACGGCGGAAACGCCCTGCTGGGAAAAAAATGTTTTGCGCTCCGCATCGCGTCCGTACTGGCGCGCGACGAAGGCTGGCTTGCCGAACACATGCTCATCCTGAAGCTGACAAGCCCCAGCGGTGAAGTCAAATACGTTACCGGCGCATTCCCCTCTGCGTGCGGTAAAACGAACCTCGCCATGCTTATTCCGACCATCCCCGGCTGGAAAGTCGAAACGATCGGCGACGATATCGCCTGGATGAAATTCGGTGACGACGGCCGTCTGTACGCCATCAACCCCGAAAACGGATTCTTCGGCGTCGCGCCGGGAACGAGCAACGATTCCAACAAAAACGCCATGGAATCGATCAAAGAAAACACCATCTTCACAAACTGCGGTTTGACCGAAGACGGAGATATCTGGTGGGAAGGAATCGGTTACCCGGCTAAGGGCGAACTGGTCGACTGGCACGGAAACAAAAAACCGGCGCCCGCAAAAGACAAGAGCCCCAAAGGTGAAGAAATCGCTCACCCGAACGCCCGCTTTACCGCTCCGGCGCATCAGTGCCCCTGCATCGCTTCCGAATGGGAAGATCCCAAAGGTGTGCCGATCAGCGCGTTCCTGTTCGGCGGACGCCGCCCGTCTACGATTCCTCTGGTGCACCAGAGCCGCGACTGGAACCACGGTGTGTTCCTCGGTTCGATCGTCGGTTCCGAAGTAACGGCAGCCGTCATCTCCGATCAGGTCGGTCAGGTTCGCCGCGACCCGTTCGCGATGCTCCCGTTCTGCGGATACAACATGGGCGACTACTTCCAGCACTGGATCAATCTGGGCAAGAAAACGACGGCGGACAAACTGCCCAAAATTTTCTACGTCAACTGGTTCCGCAAGGACGCCGACGGCAACTTCATGTGGCCCGGATACGGCGACAACAGCCGCGTTTTGGCGTGGATTTTCGACCGCTGCGACAACAAGGACAACTTCGTTGAAACCGCTATCGGCTATATGCCGAAAGACGGCGCGATCAACACGACCGGCCTTGACGTTTCCGCCGACGCGATGAAAGCCATCACCTCCGTGGACAAGGAAGGCTGGCTGAAAGAAATCAAGGACATCCGCGAAAACCACTACCCCAAATTCGGAAAACACCTGCCTAAAGAACTGTCTGCCGAATTGGACAAATTGGAAGCGAATCTGAAAAAAATGTAA
- the rpmE gene encoding 50S ribosomal protein L31 codes for MKEGIHPTYEMTKITCACGNVIETRSTVKNINVEICSACHPFFTGKQKLVDTAGRIERFNKRFNIKQD; via the coding sequence ATGAAAGAAGGTATTCATCCTACGTACGAAATGACGAAAATCACCTGTGCCTGCGGCAATGTGATTGAAACGCGGTCAACGGTAAAAAATATTAACGTTGAAATTTGTTCCGCTTGCCACCCGTTTTTTACCGGTAAGCAGAAATTGGTCGACACTGCCGGTCGTATCGAACGCTTTAACAAGCGCTTTAATATCAAGCAGGACTAA
- the rho gene encoding transcription termination factor Rho: protein MAPIQRRRFVDTSENQPQEGQPVQAQLELGVANAETPSFAENPAESESNTLTNQDSCTAEPARTVRPETENVSEQQSAPKERVVVRRTARRVPVNRSGANRNNQDQEYNPRGRPRSGGRNTAYADRNAGPAYENQGDAAALQNTAEDAAANDSKPRLSINELTSMGMHGLRELAGQYGIPHDDLAPMKKQELIFVILKAHTEHGGIIFASGALEILPDGYGFLRSPQNSYLPGPDDIYISPSQIRLFNLKTGDTIYGQIRSPKEGERFFALLRIETVNFDDTRVAQTRIPFENLTPLYPNEKLHLETTTGEVSTRIMDLFCPIGKGQRALIVAPPKAGKTILMQKIANAITANHPEVYLIVLLIDERPEEVTEMERSIHAEVISSTFDEQATRHVQVAEMVLEKAKRLVEHKRDVVIFLDSITRLARAYNQTVPTSGKVLSGGVDSNALHKPKRFFGAARNVEEGGSLTIISTALIETGSRMDEVIFEEFKGTGNMEINLDRKLADRRLFPAINIKKSGTRKEELLLTEEELQKVWVLRKVINPMDDAEIIELLLDRMKKTKNNEAFLKSMNTLGGA, encoded by the coding sequence ATGGCACCGATTCAAAGACGGCGGTTTGTCGATACGTCAGAAAATCAGCCGCAAGAAGGGCAACCTGTTCAGGCGCAGCTCGAATTGGGCGTTGCAAACGCTGAAACACCTTCTTTCGCAGAAAATCCCGCCGAATCAGAAAGTAATACTTTAACAAATCAGGATAGTTGCACCGCCGAGCCGGCTCGAACGGTTCGTCCTGAAACGGAAAACGTTTCGGAGCAGCAATCAGCCCCAAAAGAACGCGTGGTGGTTCGCAGAACCGCCCGCCGTGTTCCGGTAAACCGCAGCGGCGCAAACCGGAATAATCAGGATCAGGAATATAATCCCCGCGGCCGGCCGCGCAGCGGCGGTCGGAACACGGCGTACGCCGACCGGAACGCCGGTCCCGCGTATGAAAATCAGGGTGACGCCGCCGCCTTGCAAAACACTGCGGAAGATGCCGCCGCAAACGATTCAAAGCCCCGTCTTTCCATAAACGAACTGACGAGTATGGGTATGCACGGACTGCGTGAATTGGCCGGTCAGTACGGCATTCCGCACGACGACCTTGCACCGATGAAAAAACAGGAATTGATTTTCGTCATCCTGAAAGCCCATACGGAACACGGCGGAATCATTTTTGCAAGCGGCGCGCTCGAAATCCTCCCCGACGGTTACGGTTTTCTGCGTTCGCCGCAGAACAGCTACCTTCCGGGACCGGACGACATCTACATTTCACCCAGTCAAATCCGCCTGTTCAATCTGAAAACCGGCGACACCATTTACGGTCAGATTCGTTCTCCCAAAGAAGGCGAACGCTTTTTCGCGCTGCTCCGCATTGAAACGGTCAACTTCGACGATACCCGCGTGGCGCAGACCCGCATACCGTTTGAAAACCTGACGCCGTTGTATCCGAATGAAAAACTGCATTTGGAAACGACGACGGGTGAAGTTTCCACCCGCATAATGGATCTGTTCTGCCCGATCGGCAAAGGGCAGCGCGCGCTGATCGTGGCGCCGCCGAAAGCCGGTAAAACCATTTTGATGCAGAAGATTGCGAACGCGATCACGGCGAATCATCCCGAAGTGTATCTGATCGTTTTGCTGATCGATGAACGCCCCGAAGAAGTTACCGAAATGGAACGCTCGATACACGCGGAAGTCATTTCTTCCACGTTCGACGAGCAGGCGACCCGGCACGTGCAGGTTGCCGAAATGGTGCTTGAAAAGGCGAAGCGCCTCGTGGAACATAAACGCGACGTCGTGATCTTTCTCGATTCCATCACGCGTCTTGCGCGTGCGTACAATCAGACCGTTCCAACGTCCGGCAAAGTATTGTCCGGCGGTGTCGACTCCAACGCGCTGCATAAGCCCAAACGGTTTTTCGGTGCGGCGCGCAACGTTGAGGAAGGCGGCAGTCTGACGATCATTTCGACCGCGCTGATCGAAACCGGCAGCCGTATGGACGAGGTTATCTTTGAAGAATTCAAGGGAACCGGCAATATGGAAATCAATCTCGACCGCAAGCTCGCCGACCGCCGGCTGTTCCCGGCAATCAATATCAAGAAATCCGGTACGCGCAAAGAAGAACTGCTGCTTACCGAAGAAGAATTGCAGAAAGTGTGGGTGCTGCGCAAAGTCATAAATCCGATGGACGATGCGGAAATTATAGAATTGCTGCTTGACAGAATGAAGAAAACAAAGAATAATGAAGCGTTCCTGAAATCAATGAATACGCTCGGCGGAGCGTAA
- a CDS encoding endo alpha-1,4 polygalactosaminidase → MSAALAAFAAAAFAAAALAQTASAQTTDAVLTADADRASYGVFIGLEPENAGAAAGYETIVVDAALFSAEQIADLHRSARTVYSYLNIGSIEKFRSYYADFKKITLGPYRNWPEERWIDVSNPAWQNFVTETLAQNLVEKGIDGFFLDNADVWHEYREPRIYAGLLQILAELKRFGLPVILNGADTFVRHALDTGELAGLVDGVNQETVFTTINFKKGTFGTAKTDAIDYYTDYLLRCKRAGLAVYLTEYGTDARTAERIAEFCIRNGFAYYVSPSVQLNGAPPQAE, encoded by the coding sequence TTGAGCGCGGCACTCGCCGCGTTCGCTGCCGCCGCGTTCGCGGCCGCAGCATTAGCGCAAACGGCAAGCGCCCAAACGACAGACGCAGTACTAACGGCAGACGCCGATCGGGCTTCGTACGGCGTGTTCATCGGCTTGGAACCGGAAAACGCCGGCGCGGCGGCCGGATATGAAACGATCGTCGTCGACGCAGCGCTTTTTTCTGCGGAACAGATTGCGGATTTACACCGTTCGGCCCGAACGGTGTATTCGTATTTGAACATCGGTTCGATCGAAAAATTTCGCAGCTATTACGCCGATTTCAAAAAAATTACACTCGGCCCGTACCGTAACTGGCCGGAAGAACGGTGGATAGACGTTTCTAATCCGGCGTGGCAGAATTTCGTAACCGAAACGCTTGCGCAAAATCTTGTCGAAAAAGGCATAGACGGCTTTTTTCTTGACAACGCGGACGTATGGCACGAATATCGGGAACCGCGAATTTACGCCGGACTGCTGCAGATACTCGCTGAACTGAAAAGATTCGGGCTGCCCGTGATACTGAACGGCGCCGACACGTTCGTGAGGCACGCGCTCGATACGGGAGAACTGGCGGGACTTGTCGACGGAGTGAATCAGGAAACGGTGTTTACGACGATCAACTTCAAAAAGGGAACGTTCGGTACTGCAAAAACCGACGCTATCGATTATTATACGGACTATTTGCTGCGCTGTAAACGCGCGGGACTTGCCGTCTATCTGACCGAATACGGAACGGACGCCCGAACGGCGGAGCGCATAGCCGAGTTCTGCATACGCAACGGGTTCGCGTATTACGTGTCGCCGTCCGTACAGCTGAACGGTGCGCCGCCGCAGGCCGAATAA
- a CDS encoding (2Fe-2S)-binding protein, translating to MDELANGENREICHCKKVSYVDIERVLHNSKKFSDVERAFAEVQKQTHCSTGCGKCQKEIEKTISEIMSA from the coding sequence ATGGATGAACTTGCAAACGGTGAAAACAGGGAAATATGTCACTGCAAAAAAGTTTCGTACGTCGATATAGAACGCGTACTGCACAACAGCAAAAAATTCAGCGACGTTGAACGGGCGTTCGCGGAAGTGCAAAAGCAGACCCATTGTTCGACGGGCTGCGGAAAATGTCAGAAAGAAATTGAAAAAACGATATCGGAAATCATGTCCGCATAA
- the metA gene encoding homoserine O-acetyltransferase MetA, with protein MPIKIQSDLPACSILENENIFVMTDQRAVCQDIRPLKIAIVNLMPTKIATETQLLRLLGNTPLQVEISLVHMEHHVSKNTGPEHLERFYITSKDVLHSKYDGMIITGAPVEQLPFEQVDYWDDLCAIMDFARENVFSTLYICWGAQAGLYHHYGVQKQLLDAKLFGVYDHYRTSAAEPLLRGFDDIFPVPQSRHTTVSRSDIEAQKDLTILAESREAGVLLVRSPTNREIFMTGHLEYDTDTLAAEYFRDKEKGLPIDVPYRYFPGDDPANPPLSSWRSTAHLFYSNWLNYCVYQETPFDLSSIK; from the coding sequence ATGCCAATTAAAATACAATCCGATTTGCCGGCTTGCAGCATCCTCGAAAATGAAAATATTTTCGTTATGACGGATCAGCGGGCGGTTTGTCAGGATATCCGCCCTTTAAAAATAGCGATCGTCAATTTGATGCCGACCAAAATCGCCACAGAAACGCAGTTGCTGCGTCTGCTGGGTAACACGCCGCTGCAAGTGGAAATTTCACTCGTGCACATGGAACACCACGTGTCGAAAAACACCGGCCCGGAACATTTGGAGCGATTTTACATTACGTCGAAAGACGTTCTGCATTCCAAATACGACGGTATGATCATTACCGGTGCGCCGGTGGAACAGCTGCCGTTCGAGCAGGTAGATTATTGGGACGATTTATGCGCGATCATGGATTTTGCGCGAGAGAACGTGTTCAGTACGCTGTACATTTGCTGGGGCGCTCAAGCCGGATTGTATCACCATTACGGCGTGCAAAAACAATTGCTGGATGCAAAACTGTTCGGCGTCTACGATCATTACCGGACGAGCGCCGCCGAACCGCTTCTGCGCGGCTTTGACGACATTTTTCCCGTTCCGCAGTCGCGCCATACGACCGTTTCGCGCAGCGATATCGAAGCGCAAAAAGATTTGACTATTTTGGCCGAATCCCGGGAAGCCGGCGTGCTGCTGGTACGCTCACCGACGAATCGGGAAATATTCATGACCGGGCATTTGGAATACGATACCGATACGCTTGCCGCCGAATATTTCCGCGACAAGGAAAAAGGGCTGCCGATCGACGTGCCGTACCGATATTTTCCCGGCGATGATCCGGCGAATCCGCCGCTGTCTTCGTGGCGCAGTACGGCTCACCTGTTTTATTCAAATTGGCTGAACTACTGCGTCTATCAGGAAACGCCGTTCGATTTGTCTTCTATTAAATAG
- a CDS encoding SAM-dependent methyltransferase — protein MSAERSPASTERQPVRGERKPMPNGAAAYLAFPEAAHLFTEELHNRFGVAESEIASFRRYGDLFVLPHALEKTPYWCRTALTEPFTFSFNSIGEAAAELKRIQRNWAPYGFTSFRRTALIQEKLPYVNMKPKTFPVKIPTSPIGVYMLTDDHTMLASARTTSFLPAGTLEFKEDHENPPSRAYLKLQEALTHVYSRFGVLPGEGSRCFDAGACPGGWTWVLRQLGCTVLAVDRAELAPKLMADPLVTFQKHDAFTLPPQEIGPFDWVCSDVICYPERLLEWVGKWLDSGMCRNMICTIKMQGAIDWRVVERFADIPDSTVLHLNYNKHELTWIHVDGADSRTENAI, from the coding sequence ATGTCGGCTGAGCGGAGCCCGGCGAGTACCGAGCGGCAGCCGGTGCGGGGTGAACGAAAGCCGATGCCGAACGGGGCCGCCGCGTATTTGGCGTTTCCCGAGGCGGCGCATCTGTTTACCGAAGAACTGCACAACAGGTTCGGTGTGGCCGAATCGGAAATCGCTTCGTTCAGACGGTACGGAGACTTATTCGTCCTGCCGCACGCGCTGGAAAAGACGCCGTATTGGTGCCGAACTGCGCTTACGGAGCCGTTTACGTTCTCGTTCAATTCGATCGGCGAGGCGGCGGCGGAACTGAAACGCATTCAGCGCAACTGGGCGCCGTACGGATTTACGTCGTTCAGGCGGACCGCTTTGATTCAGGAAAAACTTCCGTACGTCAATATGAAGCCGAAAACGTTTCCGGTCAAAATTCCGACGAGTCCGATCGGTGTGTATATGCTGACGGACGATCATACGATGCTCGCTTCCGCCCGAACGACCAGTTTTTTGCCGGCGGGTACGTTGGAATTCAAGGAAGATCACGAAAATCCGCCGAGCAGAGCGTATCTGAAACTGCAGGAAGCGCTTACGCACGTTTACAGCAGATTCGGCGTATTGCCCGGCGAAGGCAGCCGCTGCTTCGACGCGGGGGCGTGTCCCGGCGGCTGGACCTGGGTACTCAGACAGCTCGGCTGTACGGTGTTGGCCGTAGACCGTGCGGAACTGGCGCCGAAGCTCATGGCCGATCCGCTCGTAACGTTTCAAAAACACGATGCGTTTACGCTGCCGCCGCAGGAGATCGGCCCGTTCGATTGGGTGTGTTCCGACGTCATCTGCTATCCGGAACGGCTGCTCGAATGGGTAGGTAAATGGCTGGACAGCGGTATGTGCCGAAACATGATATGTACGATAAAAATGCAGGGTGCGATCGATTGGCGCGTCGTCGAGCGATTCGCCGATATTCCCGACAGTACGGTGCTGCACTTGAATTACAACAAGCACGAGCTGACCTGGATACACGTCGACGGCGCTGATTCACGCACAGAGAACGCTATTTAA